The genomic region AGATGCGTCCTGCCGCCTGCCGCCTGCCGCCGCGTGAACGGGATTCCTCCGTCACTGCCCCCATCCGTTGGATCGCCGTCGATGACACCGTCGAAGCCGACGGCGCTACCGCCATGCCGATAGCCGGCTGCCCTCCGGAAGCTGCCCTCCCGGAGGCGCCGGAGGATGTGTCCGCCGCCCCAGACAAGGAAAACGCCTCCGCTGTCTCTGACCCCGAAATGGCCTGCCACCACGTCCGGCAGCTGGTGGTGGAGGAGCTGGAGCCCGTTCACGTCTCCAAACATCTCGGGGAGACGCTGGATTTGGATGTGGTCGAGTTCTGGCTCGCCTGGCAACCGCCGCCACCTGCCGTCATCTGACGGAATCCGCGGCAGACGGCCGGCGGAAAACAGCTCATTCGGTCATGTCCCTGTTAAAGAGAACAGCAGCTTGTGGCAAGAGAACTGCAGATAATGGCATCAACCATGGCTGTCATTCCATACATCAATGCTGTTCCCCCATAGGCCTGCAACCACTATGCAGCCACTTCTGGCTATATTCTGTTATACCGCCCTGCTGATGAACTGATTTTTTAATGCGGGAGGCTGTTGGGGTGTGATGCTCTTCGTCCGGTTACGAAGGAGCCCCCGATGGCAAGGCAAGCGCTGGAAATCCGGACCGACTTGCACACGGCTGATGCTCTGCGACGCATGGCGCGTCAGGAGCAAGACCGGCGCGCGGCGATGCGGATGCTGGCGTTGCCCAATGCCATGGAGGGGATGACACGGGCTGAAGCGGCGCGGCTGGCCGGAATGGAGCAGCAGGCGTTGCGGGATGCGGTGATCCGCTACAACGCCGAGGGTCTGTCCGGACTACATGACCGCCCCAAACCGGGTCGGACACCGACGCTGACGGAAGGTGAGCAGGCGACCTTGCGCGCCGTGATCCTGCGTGGCCCCGATCCTGCCTGCGATGGTGGCGGTGACTGGACGTTGCCGATGCTGTGCCGCTGGATGGAAGACCATTTCGGCAAAACCATGCATCCGGACAACCTCTCGCGCGTGGTGCGGCGGCTCGACCTGTCGCGCCAGAAGACGCGCCCGCGGCATCCGAAAGCAGACGAGGCAGCGCAGGCTGCCTTCAAAAAGGGGGGCTGCGC from Rhodovastum atsumiense harbors:
- a CDS encoding winged helix-turn-helix domain-containing protein produces the protein MARQALEIRTDLHTADALRRMARQEQDRRAAMRMLALPNAMEGMTRAEAARLAGMEQQALRDAVIRYNAEGLSGLHDRPKPGRTPTLTEGEQATLRAVILRGPDPACDGGGDWTLPMLCRWMEDHFGKTMHPDNLSRVVRRLDLSRQKTRPRHPKADEAAQAAFKKGGCAMP